The following are encoded in a window of Arcobacter sp. F2176 genomic DNA:
- a CDS encoding LptF/LptG family permease: protein MRIITKYLLRKFIRNFVIVLISLQIFFVGIDFLQNFDEVPNSANLQLLYILYNSFFTLTLTLPLSLVFGWIITIVIMVKTNEMVASFSLGVGNRQIFMPVVNVSIILIVLLIGLQTTPLAYSYEYKEKILKNTYFTSSKSDIFVKYNDYFVYFKKLYPLQKYADDIHIYKVVDDDIEEGIVAKKAYFQNNRWYVVDAKITKKPKVINWNTSKTEIHNEKFLYTLEGFKPKILDSVYESTSSFSIVDAITALALLNNQEVNTSKIRASLYYEIVAPLYFVPLIVLIFSYTSFNSRFFNIGKFTSFSIASTLVIWGVFFMLHKFSSGGVLNPEISILLPIFLWYIITYILIKKQIGYK from the coding sequence ATGAGAATAATAACAAAATATTTACTACGAAAATTTATTAGAAATTTTGTCATAGTTTTGATATCTTTACAGATATTTTTTGTGGGAATTGATTTTTTACAAAATTTTGACGAAGTTCCAAATTCTGCCAATTTACAATTATTATATATTTTATATAATAGTTTTTTTACACTAACTCTTACTCTGCCTTTGTCTTTAGTTTTTGGCTGGATTATAACTATTGTTATTATGGTTAAGACAAATGAAATGGTAGCTTCATTCTCTTTAGGTGTTGGGAATAGACAAATTTTTATGCCAGTTGTTAATGTGTCAATTATCTTAATAGTTTTATTAATAGGCTTACAAACGACTCCTTTAGCCTATTCATATGAATATAAAGAAAAGATTTTAAAGAATACTTATTTTACAAGTTCAAAAAGTGATATATTTGTTAAGTATAATGATTATTTTGTATATTTTAAAAAGTTATACCCTTTACAAAAATATGCAGATGATATTCATATTTATAAAGTTGTTGATGATGATATTGAAGAGGGGATTGTAGCAAAGAAAGCATATTTTCAAAATAATAGATGGTATGTTGTTGATGCAAAAATTACAAAAAAACCTAAAGTTATTAATTGGAATACTTCAAAAACAGAAATTCATAATGAAAAATTCTTATATACTTTGGAAGGTTTTAAACCAAAGATTTTAGATAGTGTTTATGAATCTACATCTTCTTTTTCTATTGTTGATGCAATTACAGCTTTAGCACTTCTAAATAATCAAGAAGTAAATACAAGTAAAATTAGGGCATCTTTGTATTATGAAATAGTTGCACCTTTGTATTTTGTACCTTTGATTGTTTTGATTTTTTCATATACATCTTTTAATAGTAGGTTTTTTAATATTGGAAAATTTACCTCATTTTCTATTGCATCAACTTTAGTAATTTGGGGAGTGTTTTTTATGCTTCATAAGTTTTCATCTGGAGGAGTATTAAATCCTGAAATTTCAATATTATTGCCAATATTTTTATGGTATATTATTACATACATTTTAATAAAGAAACAAATAGGTTATAAATAA
- a CDS encoding NUDIX domain-containing protein — translation MAKKYAYGICLYKIEENDIKILLCKSVKSLNKWGCLKGVKTSAETALQCARREFYEECNIKVEIPDFEEFFDQINIDKDIGIWLVNANKVTNLDEYFFEDKLLDNNLSWENSKVKFFSIYNLPNIRTKQSKLISKIIDFLQNKNQLH, via the coding sequence ATGGCAAAAAAATATGCTTATGGTATATGTTTATACAAAATAGAAGAAAATGATATTAAAATATTATTGTGTAAGTCGGTAAAAAGTCTTAATAAATGGGGTTGCTTAAAAGGTGTAAAGACAAGTGCTGAGACAGCCTTACAATGTGCAAGAAGAGAATTCTATGAAGAGTGTAATATAAAAGTAGAAATTCCTGATTTTGAAGAATTTTTCGATCAAATAAATATAGATAAAGATATTGGTATCTGGTTAGTAAATGCAAATAAAGTAACAAACTTAGATGAGTATTTTTTTGAAGATAAACTATTAGATAATAACTTATCTTGGGAAAACTCAAAAGTAAAATTTTTTTCTATTTATAATTTACCAAATATCAGAACAAAACAAAGTAAGTTAATTTCAAAGATTATTGATTTTTTGCAAAATAAGAATCAACTCCATTAG
- the pth gene encoding aminoacyl-tRNA hydrolase — MFLIVGLGNPGTKYENNRHNVGFLVIDEIAKKLTTSNINKSNFNADVLKASNQLLVKPTIYMNNSGLSVHAIKEYYKLNLDDIIVIHDDLDLPFGTVKFKIGGGHGGHNGLRSIDSHVGNMYTRVRIGIGKPENKNDVANYVLSDFSKEELNKLEGIISHTINAIESLKVDSIDEVKSKFTMK, encoded by the coding sequence ATGTTTTTAATAGTAGGACTTGGAAATCCAGGGACTAAGTATGAAAACAATCGCCACAATGTAGGTTTTTTAGTTATCGATGAGATAGCTAAAAAACTTACAACTTCAAATATAAACAAATCAAACTTCAACGCAGATGTTTTAAAAGCATCAAATCAACTTTTAGTAAAACCAACAATATATATGAATAATTCTGGACTATCAGTTCATGCTATAAAAGAGTATTATAAACTAAACTTAGATGATATCATTGTTATACATGATGATTTAGATTTACCTTTTGGAACTGTAAAGTTCAAAATAGGTGGTGGTCATGGTGGACATAATGGATTAAGATCAATTGATTCTCATGTTGGAAATATGTATACAAGGGTTCGAATTGGTATTGGAAAACCTGAAAATAAAAATGATGTTGCCAATTATGTATTATCGGACTTTTCAAAAGAAGAATTAAATAAACTAGAAGGTATAATCTCTCATACTATCAATGCTATAGAATCTTTAAAAGTTGATTCAATAGATGAAGTAAAATCCAAATTTACAATGAAATAA
- a CDS encoding N-acetylmuramoyl-L-alanine amidase, with the protein MDYLRAVLNNDKKSEKQHLQNLVKIGKKLNRNVNTYEKELSKLASIDTTSKKTTIKKTTPKKSTTTYKNSAFNISKVTVEENQIIIDFKHYIKKDYIHYSEEKINGKYYDIFDFDGRFEDASPTKLVMNGVDRIRITQHKYRTLRIELINSFNLKAIYIINKKRVIIKILNRKIEKTNNSKAIPKIQNNKDKVIVIDPGHGGKDSGAIGTKKRYEKNTVLTVAKHLYYDLKKRGYTVYLTRNKDKFIELRDRTKFANRKNADIFISIHANAVPKSQWEKAKGIETFFLSPARSSRAKRIAAIENKTDMSTMNNSSQNALLTILNQSKITASQKLGIDIHQNLLYSARKKYKDIEDGGVREGPFWVLVGAQMPSILIEIGYITNSTEGRRLFETSYQRLLANGIANGVDSYFAKNQ; encoded by the coding sequence ATGGATTATTTAAGAGCAGTCTTAAATAATGATAAGAAGAGTGAGAAACAACACTTACAAAACCTAGTAAAAATAGGTAAAAAACTAAATAGAAATGTCAATACATATGAAAAAGAGTTAAGTAAATTAGCTTCAATAGATACAACAAGTAAGAAAACTACAATAAAAAAGACTACTCCTAAAAAAAGTACAACTACATATAAAAATTCTGCCTTTAATATTAGTAAAGTAACAGTAGAAGAAAATCAAATTATTATTGATTTTAAACACTATATCAAAAAAGATTATATTCACTATTCTGAAGAAAAAATTAATGGAAAATATTATGATATTTTCGATTTTGATGGAAGATTTGAAGATGCTTCTCCAACAAAATTAGTAATGAATGGTGTTGATAGAATTAGAATAACTCAACATAAATATAGAACACTTAGAATAGAACTTATAAATAGTTTCAATTTAAAAGCAATATATATTATAAACAAAAAAAGAGTTATTATAAAAATCCTAAATAGAAAAATAGAAAAAACAAATAATTCAAAAGCTATTCCAAAAATACAAAATAACAAAGATAAAGTTATAGTTATTGATCCAGGCCATGGAGGAAAAGACTCAGGTGCCATAGGAACTAAAAAAAGATATGAAAAAAATACCGTTTTAACAGTAGCTAAACATTTGTATTACGATTTAAAAAAAAGAGGTTATACTGTTTATCTAACAAGAAACAAAGATAAATTCATAGAACTTAGAGATAGAACAAAATTTGCAAATAGAAAAAATGCTGATATTTTTATATCAATTCATGCAAATGCAGTACCTAAATCTCAATGGGAAAAAGCAAAAGGAATTGAAACATTCTTCTTAAGCCCAGCAAGAAGTTCAAGAGCTAAAAGAATTGCTGCAATAGAAAATAAAACAGATATGTCTACTATGAATAATAGCTCACAAAATGCACTTTTAACTATTTTAAATCAAAGTAAAATCACTGCAAGTCAAAAACTTGGAATAGATATTCATCAAAATCTATTATATAGTGCTAGAAAAAAGTATAAAGATATAGAAGATGGTGGAGTTAGGGAAGGACCTTTTTGGGTATTAGTTGGGGCGCAAATGCCTTCAATTCTTATTGAAATTGGATATATTACAAATAGTACAGAAGGTAGAAGATTATTTGAAACTTCATATCAAAGACTTTTAGCAAATGGAATTGCTAATGGAGTTGATTCTTATTTTGCAAAAAATCAATAA